Within Nitrospirota bacterium, the genomic segment TAAAAAGGAATATACGGACCTGGAAAAGGGGGCGTCACGGACAAAAGAGGGGTTCTCACCTCTTACCTTTATGGAAAATGTGTCCACGCAGGCAAAGATTCGGGACAGGGTGGTGTCCATGAAACCGCGCGTCATTCCTATCGGAGAGAATTTCCGGGAGTCATCTATTGAGGTAAAGATAGAGCGCGTTGTGCTGGAACAGATGACTGCATATCTTTATCTCATTGAGGGCTCTGCCTATCCTCTGAAGGTAAGGACTATGCATTTGAAAAGCAGGTTTGATGATCCTGGGCTGATGGATGCATCAGTTGTAGTTTCATTCTACGAAAAGGTTAAGTAGCAGGGGACAAGCTTGAAAATATTAAATAATACCGGACTGTTTATAAAAAGGAATATCAGGGGCATTGTCCTTTACACCCTCTTTTGTCTTGCTTCATTCCTACTCTTTTTTATAATCCTGTTTCCGAGGGACACGATAAGGAAACGCATTATCTATGAGATTGAAAAGGCCACGGCAACGGATATCAGGTCTTCAGGCTATAACTGGCGGTTTCCGGCCGGCCTCAGGTTCACGGGCATGGAACTGAGGAAGAGAGGGGCTGCGACAGCGTATCCCATCGTCCGGATTGACAACCTTGGAGTGGAAATACCTTTAGGGAGTATCGCATCTATGAGCCCGGTATCCAACGTCTCAGCTTCTCTATATGGAGGGACTGTCCGGGGAACCATAACTATGAGGAGCAGCAACAGGCTTCTTAAGGCTGACTGGTCAAACATTGATATGTCGAGGGTTGACATTCTTAAGACAGTTCCTGTGACGCTTGAAGGGAAGGCAAATGGAGACCTGGTTTTAAGGCTTGCCGGAAACAGACCAGAGGGACAGATCAGGATTTTGATAAGGGACGGCAAGTTTGGCAAACTCAGGGTCATGGGCTTTGCCATTCCGGAAATCCCACTCGATGAAATTAACGGGACTGTTAATATTAAAGAGAACACCATCTCACTTAAAGAGATACGATTCAAGAACAGCGACATCAAAGGTTCAATAACAGGCAGCGTGAAACTTGCATCAGGAAGTGAACAGGGCAGTCTCGACCTGGCAATCAGGTTTTCAGTAGGTGAGAAGATGAAGGCTCAATATCAGGGGATACTATCCTTTATTTCATCAACAAGGGACAGGGAAGGATATTATACACTGCATATCAAGGGAGACCCTGCCAAACCAACTGTGGGGATTTGAGATAAATAGGGACAGCGACTATTTATTTGTTTCAAATAAATAGTCGCTGTCCCTATTTATCTCCATTTATCTCAGCCTTTGATGCAGGCCATTGGTCTTACCATCGCCACTTTTCTTGCCAGACCTGCCTTGTGGGTGGCGTCAACTACGGCTGTGACGTCTTTGTAGGCGCCCGGGGCCTCTTCTGCTGCGCCTGAGTAGGAATGCACCCTTATGATGATACCCCTGCCTGCCAGGTCTCTTAGAAGTGCATCGCCCCTCCATTTCTTTTTAGCCTGCGTCCGGCTGAGCGCCCTTCCTGCACCATGACAGGCTGAACCAAAGGCCTTAGACATCCCTGCCTCTGTTCCGGCAAGGATATAAGAACATGTGCCCATAGTGCCGCCGATCAGGACAGGCTGTCCAACTGACCTGTAATCCTCCGGGATCTCCTTCCGTCCAGGTCCGAATGCCCTCGTTGAACCCTTTCTGTGTATATATAACCGCTTCATCTTACTGCCGACAACATGCTCTTCAACCTTGCATGTATTATGGCTCACATCGTAGAGCATGGAAATCCGAGCCCTGGGTAGAACATCAGAAAAGGCCTCGCGTACAAGGTGAGAGATGACCTGCCTGTTTGCAAGGGCACAGTTGATGCCTGCACATACCGCAGAAAAATACCTGCGCCCTTCAGGAGAATCAATAGGCGCGCAAACAAGCTCCCGGTCAATGATGGGTATGTTATATTTTCGTGACGCCTCTGCAAGCGTCTTCAGGTAATCTGTGCCAATCTGATGTCCAAGTGCCCGGGAACCACAATGCACTGATACAACGACGTCGTCTTTGTATAATCCAAACGCAGAGGCGATTTTCTCATCATATACCTCTGCAACATACTGGATCTCCAGATAGTGATTGCCTGAGCCAAGCGTCCCCACCTCCCTGAACTGTCTCTGTTTGGCAGTAGAGGAAACATGGGACGGGTCAGCCCCATCCATTACACCCCCTTCCTCTATGTACAGAAGGTCTTCTTTACGGCCATAACCCCTGGATACTGCCCACCCTGCCCCTCCGACGAGCACTTCATCTATCTGCTGCTGGCTCAACCTGATTTTACCCTCAGAGCCGACACCGGCAGGGACTATTGCAAAGAGCCTGTCGCTTAGCTTTTCCAGATGAGGCTGAATATCCTCCCGCGTCATTCCTGTACGCATTGTCCTTACACCGCAGGAGATATCAAACCCTATGCCTCCCATTGAGATTATTCCACCCTCATTTGGGTCGAAAGCGCCGACTCCGCCTATAGGAAACCCGTACCCCCAGTGGGCATCAGGCATTGCCAGAGAAGCCTCTTGTATTCCGGGAAGACATGCGACATTCCTGATCTGTTTCACGACGTTGTCATCCAATTCTTCAACAAGTGTCTCGCTGGCAAAAATCCTGCCCGGGACGCGCATCGCGCCTTCGGCAGGGATCTCCCAGATAAAATCAGTAATCTTTACAAGCGATTTTATTTCCATATCTGAACCATGAGATTAAAGTCTAAACATCTACAATACACTGGGCAACATACATATCATCTTCCCTGCCAACCTTCAGCATACTGTATGTTGCCGCCTTCACCTCTGTCATCAACTTATGCCTCGCAGGGTCTATCAGCTCACCCCATGCAGTGCCTTTTAGCTGATTGCCGCTTAACTCAACTTCGAAATTGCTGAATACCATGCGGCTGAGATGAGCCACTGAGAGAAGGCTGTTTAACCATTCGACAAACAGGTAATCATTATCAGGGGCCTCACAGTACACTTCCTTTCTCTCCTGAGCCTTTACATCAGCTATGTCAACGATCACAGAAAACATCGCCCTGGCCCCATTTTCAAACGCTGTTTCGACCCTTTTGCCGAAACCCCTTATCCCTATGTCCGCCCTGTGTTCAAATGTTTCGTATGCCTTCATATTCTCTCCGGTCCATATCCACACCATCTATGATGGCCCCGCAGAATGGACAGCGCGAATCAACAATATGATTTTCAACAAGTTCAAAACCAAAACGGTGGATCAGAACAGCCTTACAGTTATAACATAATGTATGCTCCCCCTCATCACCGGGTATGTTGCCTGTGTATACGTATTTTAATCCTGTGTTCAAGCCTATGTTTCGTGCCCTGTAGAGGGTTGAAGCCGGGGTGCGCGGGATGTCAGTCATTTTATATACTGGATGAAATGCGCTCACATGCCACGGGATTTCAGGGCCGACCCCCTTAATAAATTCCGCTATCTGCCGTAATTCCTCATCAGAATCATTCTTTGCAGGAATTATGAGTGTGGTTACCTCTACCCATATCCCAAGCTCCTTCATCTTCCTGATACTGTACAGGACAGGGTCCCTTGATGCTCCGCAAATCCTTTTGTGCATCTTTTCATTAAAGAATTTAAGATCTACATTGGCGGCATCAAGATATGGAGAGATCATCTCAAGGGCCTCACCTGTCATATAGCCGTTTGTTACAAAGACATTCTTCAGCCCCTTTTCCCTGGCTATCCTGGCTGTATCATATGCCAATTCAAAAAAAATGGTAGGCTCTGTATAAGTGTATGAAATACTTCTGCAGCCGTACCTCACTGCGGTTTCAACAATATCCGCAGGAGGCGTATCACTCCCCTGTATAATATGCTCATCCCTGGGCTTCTGTGATATTTCATGATTCTGGCAGTGCAGGCATCTGAAATTACACCCCACTGTTGCTACAGAGAAGGATGTTGAACCTGGGAGAAAATGGAATAGTGGCTTTTTTTCTATGGGATCAGTGTGCGCGGATATTAGTTTGTCGTAAACAAGTGTATAAAGTTCCCCTTCAATGTTCTTTCTGACGCCGCATATGCCGGTTTTGCCCTCCGGGAGGCGGCATCTGTGTGCGCAGAGATTGCAGACAACTTTTTTATTTTCAAGCTTTTCGTAGAGGAATGCCTCTTTCATGGTACACTCCCAAGGGTAAATTTAGTCTAACACTGCAGAGGGCAAACTGCAATACGCTGATTATGGATAGGATTATAAAATGGTGTAAACAAATGCAGCGCCGGCCTTTATGACCGGCTTAAAGTGGCGGATGAACCTTATGCTACACAGGCGTCAGCCATTCTTTATACCGGCTGTCCCTCCCCTGAACTATGGCAAAAAAGGCATCCTGTAGTTTTTTTGTAAGGAGACCGGGCTTGCCACTGCCTATAACTCTATTATCAACCTCACGAAGGGGTGTGAGCTCTGCTGCCGTGCCTGTAAGGAACGCCTCATCAGCTATGTAGAGGTCATCCCTCGAAAACCTTTCTTCGATAACTTTAATCCCCATATCCCCTGCGACCTTTATAATGGACTCCCTTGTAATGCCTGCCAGAATAGAAGTCAGCGGCGTGGTCTTCAGTATTCCCTTCCGGGCTATAAAAATATTCTCACCACTCCCCTCTGCAACATAACCATCTGGATCCAGCAAAATGGCCTCATCATATCCTGCTGCCTTAACCTCTTTTTTTGCAAGTATCGAATTTACATAATAACCCGGCACCTTGGCCCTGGTCATGGATATATTGACGTGATGTCTCGTAAAAGAGGATATCTTGGCCCTGATACCCTTCTCAAGCCCTTCTTCACCAAGATAAGCGCCCCAATCCCAGACAGCTACGGCTACACTTATTGGATTATCCTCTACATACAACCCCATTGAACCATAACCAATAAAGACTATTGGCCTTATATAACATGACTCAAGCCTGTTTACCCTTACGGTATCCTTTATCGCATCCGCTATCTGCTCTGCCGTATACGGTATATCTATCTGCAGGATATGGGCGGATGCAAAAAGCCTGTCAACGTGCTCGTCAAGGCGGAAAATGGCCGGTCCTGCCCCTGTCTTGTAACATCTTATGCCCTCGAAGGCGCCTACTCCATAATGAAGTGTATGGGTCAGGACATGGACATTGGCATCTCCCCAGTTCACAAGCTTCCCATCCATCCAGATCTTTTCAGACGCTTTGAGCATTCTTCATACCTCCTGCAGTTGACGTGTTGACACTATAGCAACAACAATAATGTCTTGTCAATTTTCAACAAGTAATTTACAGTATGCAGAACATGGCAGGGATATCCGGTTTAAGACAGCTTTATCATTCACTGGCAGGCCTCACCCTTGTTTTTGTTGTCTCATATCTTCCTGAACCTGCAGATGTCTATTTGGTATTAATCCTCTTGTTTTTAGCCGCTGCTATAGAATCGTCCAGGCTATTTCTGCCAGAGATCAACAGGATGTTTATTCACTTCTTTGGAATTATGATGAGGAGTGAAGAGAGACACGGGCCCACGGGTTCACTCTACTACCTGCTTGGGGCCATGATTGCCCTGCTCCTGTTTCCAAAGGAGATAGCGCTTTTTTCGATGACGGTGCTTGCAGTCGGCGATCCCTCTGCTTATATAATCGGATACAATTTCGGGAGGCTCAGGATCGGGAAAAAGAGCCTTGAAGGAAGTTTGGCCTTCCTTACAGCAGCAGTAATTGCCGGTCTGTTTCTTCATGTACTGTGGGATAAACTGTCAGTCTATGCAATAATTACAGGGGCAGTGACAGGGGCTGTAATAGAACTAATTCCGGTGAGGATAAATGATAATCTAACTATACCGGTTGCTGCATCGGCGACAACATATTTTATGTTTCTCTATTTCAACTGAGGGATTCCGTCTGGTTCAAATGACTCAAGCTTGTCTTTGTCCATCCGAATAATGGCAGAATTCCCTGCATCTACAATATGCGGTGTAATCATTACTACCGTTTCTGTTCTTGAGACGCTGTCAGTTGTATTTCTGAAAAGTGGCCCTAAAAATGGGATGGCTCCAAGCAGCGGCACCTGCTGGATCGTCTTTTCTTTTCTGTCCCTTATCAGCCCGCCTATAAAGATGGACTCCCCATCCTTTATTATGACCCTTGTAGTAACTTCTGTCGTTGTTTCAGACGGCAATCCCTGATCAACAACACCTTCACTCACCTCAGGATGTATGCTTAAAAGGATGTAACCGTCATCGCTTATCCTGGGGGTAAGTTTCAGCATTGTGCCAACGTCAAGAAACTCTATGCTTTCAGTCGTGACCTGATTCACAGTTGTCGTGACCCTGAACCCGAGTCTTCCGCCGATAATTATTTCTGCCTCTCTGTTGTCGAGGGCAAGCAGCCTTGGGGTGGCAAGGGTCTTGAGGTCACCCTTTTCCTGAAGCGCGTTCAGAAACATATCAAAGTGCGGTGTTACTATCTCAAAAAAAAGGCCGGAAGAACCTGAAGTAGCAGGCCGGCGGGCAAAGTTTTCGACACTAAGATTATATGTGGCATCCCCGCCTTTAAAGACATTGCTCCAGTCCACACCAAGCTGCATATCATCTCCAAGACGCACCTCAAGGATCCTGGCCTCAATCAGGACCTGCCGCGGAATAACATCAAGGTTCCTGATGAGTTCATCAATCTTTTTCATCCTTTCAGCTGTATCCTCAACGACAATAACATTATTTGCCTTGTTGACTGTGACCTTACCGTACCTCGAAACGTTCCCCCCCACGGCAGATGCCATCTCGGAAACATCACTGTACACTATCCTGTAACTCTTGCTGTAAAGCATTCCGGATACCTGTTGCTCTGACGGTAATTCCCTGCTATCCGCTTTTGTCTCCTGCTGACCGCCGGACATATCCAAAGGCCTTACAAACATAATATCTCCTATACGCTCAATCCCATACCCGTTAATCCTGAGGGCTGCGTCAAGTGCCTGCCTGGCCGTCACATTCTTCAGGTCATACGTGACCCTGCCGGATACTTTGGGACCGGAAACAATATTGAAGCCTCCCCGCTCCGACAGTGTCCTGATTACATCCTGAAGGTCAGCTTCATGGAAGCGTATCTCAGTCAGCACATCTTCACTGTAGACTGCCTCTGATATCCCTGGAAGGAGAAATGTGACTGCGAATACTATGATTACAGCACTTTTAAAGAAATTATCCATTTATTTACTCCATATAGATATTAATAACCCTGTCTCCATTTAACAACGTAACACCGGAACGTGATATTTCTGAAACTGTAAACTCGCCGATAACATCCCCGGTCTTTAAAAGCCTGTGACCTATAAGGGCAACAGCATAATCACTGCCGATCATTATGCCCTTAACCTTCATGTTTATTACACTGCCCTCATTTGTCTCTTTTTGCATCCCTGCATCATCCCGCTCTGCAGGCCTGTATGGCGTAAGGACAAAGGGATTCCTGGAAATCTGCGGGGCATTCCCGGGTTTAATCTCTTCTGCGCAGGTGTGTGTCTGCAGGTATGCCGGACAAACCAGAAGAAAAGCCGCTATTATAAAAATCACCCTTTTCATATTGATAACACTGCCATGGTTAATACGACCTGTATCCTTCTGTTGTCACTGTTTTTATCCATAACAACACGCTCAATCTTTACAGCCTTCCAGTCCTCCTCTATCCGATACATATAATTGTAGACATCATAGAATCCGCCGGACAGTATTGTCGTATACATCCTCCTGGTAAACTTATCACCTCTTACAACCTCACCCGGTTCTACTGAGGAGACCTCAATCCTGTACCGGCGGCTAATATCAGTTATATACCTGAGGACTTCCGGCGTCCTGTTTTTCGTGTCGAATATTCGGATATAATCATTCATCTCAGATTCAAGGGAGGCGACATCAGATAATTTCTTCATTTGCTCCTCTAACATTGACGGACTCAGCTCTGCGGCGCTCCTGAGTGAAGATAACTTATGCCGCAGTAAAATATATTTCGAGATGTCATCTTTCAGAAATAGTGAGAAAAACAAGAGGCAGACGACTAATATTACACCCGCTGATGTCAGATCCAGTATCTTTATATTCAAGTATTTCAGTATTCGCATCTTTACTGGCTCACATAAATCATATCGTTCAACATGCATTCTATCTCAAAGCTTATGGGCATCCCATCCTCCAGATCACCTGAACGCGAATATTTGAGATTTACCGATGAATAGATATTGTTATCCGATAACTTTGCCAGCATCACCGCAAGATCAGAATTGGACAGCGACATACCTCTCATTATCAGCATATTATCATTCCCGCCAGACACCCTGACAGGTGCTGTATTGCTGAAATAACTCCCGCTGCCAGCCGCCCCTTTGCCACTCTTTTGCAAAGCTGGAAACTGTGAACTGAACTCTAAGTGTGTCAATACAGTATTATAATTAATTGCCCTGTCAACAGAAGCGAATACGGCCATTACAGGGCTATGCTTCGAGAGATGGCCAACCGTATCCTTAAGTTTTAATAACTCTAATTCCCTGGCCTGCACTTCATTTTCCTGTATCATCTTTCCTGAAACCATTTCACCTGCTGACTCAAGCGCAGTAATCTTTTTTAATGCATGGTTATTCATGATCTTAATACCCAGGTTTAGTGCAATCAGAAACAGCACGACTCCTGCTGCAAGAAACACCCAGGACTTCATCCTCTGCATAAGCGCTTCTCGCCGGAGTATATCATCCGGGATCAGGTTAATGTCATATTCACGCATCGTAACCCCTTAGAGCCAGGCCTATGGGAACCATAAATACGGGGAAATTATCCCGCACTATATCCTTTAATCTCCCTGGATCGCCAAAAAGCCCGGCAGGCTCGAACACACTCACTGTAATACCAAATATCTTGTGTACATATTCTGTAAGTTGCTTGAGTAGTCCGCCGCTTCCCATAAGATAGATCGTGTCAATCATGGCCCCCTTCATCTCTGATGTGCAATATACGAGCACCTTCTCAATCTCTCTGTTAAGTTCAGAAAGCGCCGGCATTACTATTTCGTATAAATGGGCCGGGATGTCACTGTCAGGGATCAGACAACTGTTTTGATCAAGCGTAACAGCAGGCACAGAAATACAGTCAATCCCATACTTATAGAGCATCCTTGCAGATTCATCGCTGCCTGCATCAAGATTCAAGGCAAGCTTTTCCGTGATGTTGTTCAATCCCCACCCCATTTTTCTGTCTATCAGGATTGACTCATCCCACAGGATTGTTGAGAAACTGCTTGCATGACCTATATTGATTACCAGGATGCGCTTATCAGACGATGATTTAAATCTTTTTATAGTCCTGTTCAATGCATTGGGACCTATATCAATGGCCAGAACACGGAAACCTGCCTTTCTGAGCATGTTCATGTGATTGATTATGTCGCTCCTCCTGGCAAATACAAGCAATACCTTGAAGGATTTTCCCTCAGCTTCCTCCGTGCTCTTTAACTGCAGATAATCAATTACAGCCTCAGAAACCGGATACGGAATATATTCCCTGGCTTCACGCAATATTGACTGCTCAATGGTCTCGTTATCCCTCTTTGATATCTTCACAGGTGCAATACTGACCAGGGAGGGGTGCATACGATATACGACATCCTTTCCCCTGAAGTCATTGCGCTTCATCATGTCAGACAATACACTTATTATTACATCTTCCCTGACCAGTTCATCCGGAGGGAGAAGTAATGAGTCAGCGTCATGCATGACAATAGTGTCTGATGTACCGGCCAACTGCACGATGTTTATAGACCGTGTCCCAATATCAATCCCTATTGGCGAATATTGAGGCCTGTGGTACTTATTAATACGCATTCGAAACCTCACGAATCCTGTTATTATTGGTATCGGCAATAATTAAGTGGCCATCCACATCATCAAAGGCGGTTACCCTTCTTGGCCTGTTGAGCCTTGCATTTATCGCAAGCCCGCCATCTCCGGTATTTCCCTGCGTGCCTGTCCCTGCATGAGCAGTAATTATGCCGGTTGCCCCATCCACCCTTCTTATCCTGTTGTTGCCCGAATCAGCAATATACATGGTATCAAAGCTATTTATCGTTATCCCTTCAGGGGCGTTTAGCTGCGCATTAACTGCCATTCCGCCATCGCCTCCGGCCCCGCCGCCTGCCACTGTTGTAATTATCCCGGTTATCTTATCAATCCTCCTTATCCTGTTATTGCCTGTGTCAGCAACATAGAGGTTTTCATTACTGTCAAATACAATCTGTGCCGGACTGTTAAGCCGCCTTGATGTCGCTGCTGCACCATCTCCGTTATAACCACAGGTGCCTGTTCCGGCAAAATTAGTAATAACCGAGGTCGCCGCATTTACCTTTCTTATTCGGCAATTGCCTGTGTCAGCTATATAAATATTACCGTTGCTGTCAGACACCGCATCCTTAGGACTCCTTAGTCTCGCATTTGCAGCCAGGCCTCCGTCGCCACTTGACCCTTGTGTGCCGGGGGTGCCTGCCACATTAATGATGTTTCCTCCTGCCACAACCTTACGTATTATATGGTTTCTTGTGTCAGCAATATACACATTGCCTGTACTATCAATGAACACACCTTCCGGAGCATTCAAACGGGCAGTCAATGGATTACAATTATTACAATTATATCCTGAGACTGTCCCGACCCCTGCCATGGCATGTATATTATCTGAAACGGCATTTATATATCTGATCTGATGATTGCTCCTGTCTGCAATGTAGACATCGCCGGCAGCATTCCTGTGAACTCCCCTTGGCCTGTTAAGCCTGGCATTCAGCGCCGGGCCGTTATTACCTGACCAACCCTGAGTCCCTGTTCCTGCAAAGGCGATAATTATAAATGGCTTGTCCGGCGGTGGTATAGTTCTGACAATAGTGCGTTCAGTCCCGCCTGCTGAACCTGTTGCAGTGATAGTGATATCATCATTAGAGCTCGTCTGACTTACATTGAGGCTGTATGTGCCGCCGGCAAAAGGCTTATCATTAATGTCACCCCTCCAGGTGCTGTCCTGATTCAGCTTGAACAGTGCATGCTGAAATGCGGCATCAGCCATGTAATACGCCTGTTTTTCCCTGACAGCGCCGTACATGGAAGCAACCCTTAACCCGCCGATCTTCGTTGCAACTATGGCAAGCGAGGAGAGCATGGCTATCAGCAAAACTACTATGACTAATGAAAAACCTTCCTGTTTCACCTGAAAATACTCCTAAGTACCCGTCATTCCCACGGAACCTGTCCCCGCAGGATTTAAGCGGGGAGTGGGAATCCAGAACCAGGCCCCGGTCTGGATTCCCGCTTACGCGGGAATGACGTTTTCATGACCCTTTGTGAGCCCTGAGCTGTGAGCGTGCCGGACAGTCGAAGGGCTCATGACGGTGCACCTGAAAATCCCCGTTCAAATCCCCCCTCTCCCCCCTTTAGTAAAGGGGGGAACTGATTTACCCCTTTTATACAGAGAAGAATTACTTTCCCCATTTTACACAGATAGAGAATACTGTCCCCCTTTTAGACAGATAGATAATACTTTCCCCCTTTGAAAAAGGGGGATTAAGGGGGATTTTTATGGCGTTACTGCCCTCATCATTCTTGGATATGCCTCTGATTCAAATACAACATTGCCGCTTTTTCCGGAAGACAGTTCTATCCTTATCTTAATTACAGTCTTTCCGTTCACGCCGAGGAGGCGTTCCACCCTGAATTGTGAAACATTGTCTGTAAGCTTATTATTGGTTATGACATTAGTCCCTGCAGATGGGTTCCAGACGACCTTCCTTTCATATAGTGAACCACTGCTTACATAATATATAAGCGGGTCAACAGGGTCTTCATCAACGGCGCCATCCTCATCATCATCAGCTACACTCCCTTCGTCAACAGAGCCGTCACCATCATCATCCTGTGAACAGACACCAGGACATCCGTCGCTATTCATGTCAGCAATTAATTCTTCATCATAATTGCTGTCGGAATCATTATCGAGGCCATCTCCCTGGGTATCTTCATCAGTGCTCCCATCCTCGTCGTCATCAAGTTTTGCCCCTGCCCCTCCTTCATCAGTATTGCCGTCGCCGTCATCATCAAAACCGGCAAGTCCAGGCTGGCCGTCATTGCCAATGTCGCCGCTACCATCCTCATCTATCCGGCCATCGTTGTCATTGTCAACCATGGCGCTGATTGCAAGGATATCCCGGACTGCATTTGCATTCGTTGGTATAAGGACGACGTCTGTCTCCCGTACAGCGCTTAGCATCCTGTTCATCGCATAATTGGCAGAATCAAGGAGCTCTGATTTGACCCTGTTTTCTCTTGATGACAGAAGGCCGATTGAAAGCAATTCACTTAAACCTGCGGCAATAATGGAGACGATAAGGATAACGATAACAAGTTCAATCAGGGTTACTCCTTTTTCGCTTGAAAATATTCTTTCAAATCCCCCCTTACCCCCCTTTTCCAAAAGGGGGAAGCTGATTTTACCCTTTGAAAAAGACAGATTAAGGGGGACGTTATTAAAATGTATCATATGGATAATCTGCCATTAGTGTATCAAGGGATGTTTCATCAACAGTTACGGTAATCTTTTTCAAATCTGCATCAGGGACGGCATCACCATCCCCGTCATACAAATCCACATAAACATTTCTGTTCACTGTCCTCCCCTGTATGGTGACGGTATCGGATAATGCAGGCACAGG encodes:
- the pilM gene encoding type IV pilus assembly protein PilM; translation: MRINKYHRPQYSPIGIDIGTRSINIVQLAGTSDTIVMHDADSLLLPPDELVREDVIISVLSDMMKRNDFRGKDVVYRMHPSLVSIAPVKISKRDNETIEQSILREAREYIPYPVSEAVIDYLQLKSTEEAEGKSFKVLLVFARRSDIINHMNMLRKAGFRVLAIDIGPNALNRTIKRFKSSSDKRILVINIGHASSFSTILWDESILIDRKMGWGLNNITEKLALNLDAGSDESARMLYKYGIDCISVPAVTLDQNSCLIPDSDIPAHLYEIVMPALSELNREIEKVLVYCTSEMKGAMIDTIYLMGSGGLLKQLTEYVHKIFGITVSVFEPAGLFGDPGRLKDIVRDNFPVFMVPIGLALRGYDA
- a CDS encoding type II secretion system protein M; this translates as MKNSIQYLTKLNSRLNHRERAILFFGTIGAIAIIIYGAVVGPLSDRYSTLLRMTKQKEEQYKNMLQLKEEYTVLKKEYTDLEKGASRTKEGFSPLTFMENVSTQAKIRDRVVSMKPRVIPIGENFRESSIEVKIERVVLEQMTAYLYLIEGSAYPLKVRTMHLKSRFDDPGLMDASVVVSFYEKVK
- the gspN gene encoding type II secretion system protein GspN; translation: MKILNNTGLFIKRNIRGIVLYTLFCLASFLLFFIILFPRDTIRKRIIYEIEKATATDIRSSGYNWRFPAGLRFTGMELRKRGAATAYPIVRIDNLGVEIPLGSIASMSPVSNVSASLYGGTVRGTITMRSSNRLLKADWSNIDMSRVDILKTVPVTLEGKANGDLVLRLAGNRPEGQIRILIRDGKFGKLRVMGFAIPEIPLDEINGTVNIKENTISLKEIRFKNSDIKGSITGSVKLASGSEQGSLDLAIRFSVGEKMKAQYQGILSFISSTRDREGYYTLHIKGDPAKPTVGI
- a CDS encoding RtcB family protein; the protein is MEIKSLVKITDFIWEIPAEGAMRVPGRIFASETLVEELDDNVVKQIRNVACLPGIQEASLAMPDAHWGYGFPIGGVGAFDPNEGGIISMGGIGFDISCGVRTMRTGMTREDIQPHLEKLSDRLFAIVPAGVGSEGKIRLSQQQIDEVLVGGAGWAVSRGYGRKEDLLYIEEGGVMDGADPSHVSSTAKQRQFREVGTLGSGNHYLEIQYVAEVYDEKIASAFGLYKDDVVVSVHCGSRALGHQIGTDYLKTLAEASRKYNIPIIDRELVCAPIDSPEGRRYFSAVCAGINCALANRQVISHLVREAFSDVLPRARISMLYDVSHNTCKVEEHVVGSKMKRLYIHRKGSTRAFGPGRKEIPEDYRSVGQPVLIGGTMGTCSYILAGTEAGMSKAFGSACHGAGRALSRTQAKKKWRGDALLRDLAGRGIIIRVHSYSGAAEEAPGAYKDVTAVVDATHKAGLARKVAMVRPMACIKG
- a CDS encoding branched-chain amino acid transaminase — its product is MLKASEKIWMDGKLVNWGDANVHVLTHTLHYGVGAFEGIRCYKTGAGPAIFRLDEHVDRLFASAHILQIDIPYTAEQIADAIKDTVRVNRLESCYIRPIVFIGYGSMGLYVEDNPISVAVAVWDWGAYLGEEGLEKGIRAKISSFTRHHVNISMTRAKVPGYYVNSILAKKEVKAAGYDEAILLDPDGYVAEGSGENIFIARKGILKTTPLTSILAGITRESIIKVAGDMGIKVIEERFSRDDLYIADEAFLTGTAAELTPLREVDNRVIGSGKPGLLTKKLQDAFFAIVQGRDSRYKEWLTPV
- a CDS encoding prepilin-type N-terminal cleavage/methylation domain-containing protein; translated protein: MIHFNNVPLNLSFSKGKISFPLLEKGGKGGFERIFSSEKGVTLIELVIVILIVSIIAAGLSELLSIGLLSSRENRVKSELLDSANYAMNRMLSAVRETDVVLIPTNANAVRDILAISAMVDNDNDGRIDEDGSGDIGNDGQPGLAGFDDDGDGNTDEGGAGAKLDDDEDGSTDEDTQGDGLDNDSDSNYDEELIADMNSDGCPGVCSQDDDGDGSVDEGSVADDDEDGAVDEDPVDPLIYYVSSGSLYERKVVWNPSAGTNVITNNKLTDNVSQFRVERLLGVNGKTVIKIRIELSSGKSGNVVFESEAYPRMMRAVTP
- the amrS gene encoding AmmeMemoRadiSam system radical SAM enzyme → MKEAFLYEKLENKKVVCNLCAHRCRLPEGKTGICGVRKNIEGELYTLVYDKLISAHTDPIEKKPLFHFLPGSTSFSVATVGCNFRCLHCQNHEISQKPRDEHIIQGSDTPPADIVETAVRYGCRSISYTYTEPTIFFELAYDTARIAREKGLKNVFVTNGYMTGEALEMISPYLDAANVDLKFFNEKMHKRICGASRDPVLYSIRKMKELGIWVEVTTLIIPAKNDSDEELRQIAEFIKGVGPEIPWHVSAFHPVYKMTDIPRTPASTLYRARNIGLNTGLKYVYTGNIPGDEGEHTLCYNCKAVLIHRFGFELVENHIVDSRCPFCGAIIDGVDMDRREYEGIRNI
- a CDS encoding archease; the protein is MKAYETFEHRADIGIRGFGKRVETAFENGARAMFSVIVDIADVKAQERKEVYCEAPDNDYLFVEWLNSLLSVAHLSRMVFSNFEVELSGNQLKGTAWGELIDPARHKLMTEVKAATYSMLKVGREDDMYVAQCIVDV